One window from the genome of Streptomyces sp. WZ-12 encodes:
- a CDS encoding IS5 family transposase produces the protein MPALPSRLTTPLWDQFAALIPARPVVDPAHPLGCHRRRISDRTVFDKLIQVLRFGCSYEAIADTTCSASTIRNRRDEWIKAGLFAALKRIALAAYDRIVGLILDQIAVDGCITKAPGGGQCAGPSPVDRRKQGMKRSLMVEGHGIPLGRVLAGANRHDSPLLAPTLDKLDDLGPLPADITVHLDSGKTRTELAGRHLHGQIAHKGEKAPIQASQRWHVERTNAWHNAFNRLQRCCARREVVIDAFFDLADAILTVRSLIR, from the coding sequence GTGCCCGCGTTGCCATCACGGCTGACCACCCCGCTGTGGGACCAGTTCGCCGCGCTGATCCCCGCCCGACCAGTGGTCGACCCCGCGCACCCACTGGGGTGTCATCGGCGGCGGATCAGTGATCGGACCGTGTTCGACAAGCTCATCCAGGTGTTGCGGTTCGGCTGCTCCTACGAGGCGATCGCCGACACCACGTGCTCGGCGTCCACGATCCGCAACCGCCGCGACGAGTGGATCAAGGCCGGGCTGTTCGCCGCGCTCAAGCGGATCGCGCTGGCCGCCTACGACCGCATCGTCGGCCTGATACTGGACCAGATCGCCGTGGACGGCTGTATCACCAAGGCCCCCGGCGGTGGCCAGTGCGCTGGTCCGTCCCCGGTCGACCGGCGCAAGCAGGGCATGAAACGGTCGTTGATGGTCGAGGGCCACGGCATCCCGCTGGGTCGCGTGCTGGCCGGCGCCAACCGGCACGACTCGCCACTGTTGGCTCCCACCCTGGACAAACTCGATGATCTCGGCCCGCTGCCCGCCGACATCACCGTGCACCTGGACTCCGGCAAGACCCGCACCGAGCTCGCCGGACGACACCTGCACGGCCAGATCGCCCACAAGGGCGAGAAAGCACCGATCCAGGCAAGTCAGCGCTGGCATGTGGAACGCACGAACGCCTGGCACAACGCCTTCAACCGGCTCCAACGCTGCTGTGCACGCCGCGAGGTCGTCATCGACGCCTTCTTCGACCTCGCCGACGCGATCCTCACCGTGCGTAGCCTGATCCGCTAA